In the genome of Streptomyces aquilus, the window CGATCCTGGCGCTGCTCGCGGGCCGGTCGGCGGACGGCACGTCCCGGGCCACGGTGCTCGGCGACGCACTCCTGTACGCGCAGGCCCACGACCCCGACCACGACGACGGCCGGCTGCGGCAGGCGTACAACGTGGGCCCGTACACCTTCTACGACGGCTCCCCGCAGCCGGACGGGTTCGTCCGGGCGGACGGCAAGGCCAACGTCGGCCGGCAGTTCGGCTTCACCGGTACGGCCGTGGGCGACATGGCGTGGGCCGGGATCGCGCTGGCCGCGCTCGCCCGGCGCACCGGGGAGCGCCGGTTCCTGGTGGGCGCGGTCCGGATCGGTGAGTGGATCGACCGGGTGGGCCGCACCGACGAGCCGCTCGGCGGCTTCAAGTTCGGCGTCGACGGGGCGAACGCGAAGCTGCCCTTCACCTCGACCGAGCACAACACCGACCTGGTCGGCCTGTTCGGACAGCTCGCGCGACTGACCGGGGACCGGGTGTGGCGGGAACGGCGGTCGGTGGCCAGGAAGTTCGTCGAGAAGATGTGGGAGCCGGAGGGCGGCTTCTTCTACACCGGCACCAACGACGGTGTGACGATCAACAAGTCCCCGATTCCCGAGGACACGCAGACCTGGACCCACCTGGCCCTCAACTCCCCTTCCCACTCAGGATCGTTGGACTGGGCCGCACGTGAACTCGCCGTCCTGGACTCGGCCGACCGCCCCAACAGCACGGTGCCGGCGGGCCAGTCGTACGCGGGGGTGACCTTCAGCTCCGCCAGCCTGCTGGCCGACGAGGACGCCCCGATCGCCTCCGGCCAGCCCAAGCCGGACCGCAACGGCGTGTGGTTCGAGGGCACGGCCCACCTGGCTCTCGCGCTTCGCGACCGCTGTGCCGCCGGGGACGAGAAGCGCGCCCGGAACCTCCTCGCCTCCGTCGAGCGGGCCCAGGAACTGCTGGGCGGCGGACAGACGTTGGGCTCCCGTCCGGTGGCCGCCGGGTCCGGCGTCGTGTCGGCGAGCAGCCCGCTCGACACCGGTTTCGGGTTCGGCTACTACCCGTACCGGCACACGGGCGCGACCGCCTGGTACCTGCTGGCGGCGACCGGGACGAACCCGCTGCGCGCCTAGGGCCTGTCCGGCGAGACCAGCCCGGCGATATGGGCGGTGACGGTGTCGAGGATGTCCGTCCAGGCGTCCTCGTCGCCGAGGACCAGGTAGTTGAGGGTCAGGCCGTCGGTCATGACGGCGAGATACCGGGCCAACGCCGGGACCGGAACGCGGAGTTGGAAGCCCATGGCGGTGGACAGCTGCTCGATGATGTCGGTGTAGAGCTCGCCGTAGAGCTCGTACTGGCGTCGCGCCAGATGCTCGAACCCCGGCCGGCGCAGGGCGTACTGGGTGAGTTCGTAGGTGAGCATGTGCTCGTCGGGGTGGGCGCGCACATGGTCCCAATACGCCTGGAAGCCGGCCCGGACCGTCTCCTCCAGGGAGGCCCTGGGTTTCAGGGCCTCCTTCACGATGCCGACGTAGTGGTCGGTGATGGTCGTGATGACCGCCTCCACCAGCTCCTGCTTGGAGTCGAAGCAGTAGTGGAAGACGCTCAGGGAGACGCCCGCCTCGGCGGCGATGGAACGGGTCGTGGTCCGGGCCACGCCGTCCCGGGCCATCGCCCGGATCGCCGCCTCGGTGAGCTGCCGACGCCGTTGTGCCGACGGCATGCGTGCCATGTGCGCGTCCCCCGTCGTGGTGTCAGGCGCCGTGAAGCCGACCTCGTGGAGGTCCTGTCAGGCGCTGTGGACGCCGACCTCGTAGAGCGAGTATCCCCAGTCGGTGCCGCGGGCGAGTCCGTGGACCCGGACGTAACGGGCGGGTGTCCCGGTGAACTTGGCCGTGTCGAGGCCGCCGTCGCCGGAGGTGGTGGACCAGGCGGTCGTCCAGTTCGTGCCGTCCGTGGACAGTTCGATCCGGTACGACTTGCCGTACGCCCGCTCCCAGTCGAGCGTGACGCGGGAGACGAGGTGGGTGGCGCCCAGGTCCACCTGCCACGACTGGTCGTCGCTCCAGTCGCTGGCCCAGCGGGTGCCGTCGTCGCCGTCGGCGGCGCGGCCCGGCTGGTAGCTGGTGAACGGGTTCCACTCCGAGGAACTGGCCGTCGCCGTCCGCCCCTTGGCGAGGTTGACGCCGGCCTGGTGCTGCTCGGTGGCGCCCCAGGTGTCGAGGTAGGACTCGGCGCCCCGGAAGAGGTCGTTCACGACGTCCTGCCCGCCGACCTGGCGGATGTCCTCGATCCAGTCGGGGATCATGCCGACGTGGGCGCCGCCGTCGGTGTTGTAGTCGAAGGTGCGTGAGCCGGTGGTCTGCTTGTCGATGACGGAGCCGCCGTCGACGCTCTTGAACGGGTACTTCACCGGGTTCGAGGTGTTCGCGCCGCGCGGCCCGGGGTGGTCCCCGACGCCGTTGAAGTCGGTGCCGAAGCCGTAGCCGACGCCGTACTTCTCGCGCAGCGCGTCGGTGCGGGCGGCCTCGGCGACGAAGCCCTCGGAGCCGTGCATGTACTGGGCGACGAACCCGCCGAGGGAGTAGACGCGTTCGGTCCAGTTGAGGTCCATCCAGCTGTGCGAGGAGAGCACGCCCGGGTAGTCGGCGGCCTCGAAGAGGTCGAGGGCCTGGCCGGTGGCCTTGACGCTCATGTGGTCGATCTCGAGCATCATCTTGCGCTGCATCATGCCCTTCACGGCGTACTCACCGAGGTCGGTGAGGCCGCGGACGTTGCACTGCGCGTCGGCGTCGTAGGTCGGCACCTCGGTGCCCGCGGGCAGGTCCGCCTCCGCGGCGGAGGGAGCGGTGCCGATGGGGTTGTCGTGCTGGGGGCCCTTGCACTTCTCGGTCTTCCAGAAGGTGCCGGTGGACAGGAACTGCCCGACGTTGATGGCCGTTCCGAGCCCGCCCTCGTCGAAGCGGACGCCGCACAGCGCGTTGTCGAGCTTGTGGCACAGGAACATGCTGCGCACGCCGAGGTCGTAGAGCTCGTCGAGCCCCTTGTCGATGTCCGCCTTGCTGCACTGCGGGATGTCGAGGATCTGCTTGCAGCCGAAGGGTTCGGAGGTCTCGACGCCGAGGATGACGGCGAGCTTGCCCGCCTTGATCACCTGCCGGGCCTGGGCGGTGTCGGTGACGATCCGGAACCAGCCCTTGCCGGGGCCGCCGTACATCGCGTCGACGTAGTCCTGGAGCTGGTACGTGAGCTTGGCCTGCAACCTGATCGAGGTCATCTCGTCACAACTGCGGTCCTTGAAGGGGTAGACCGAGCAGATCACGCCGTTGGTGACGAGGTCGTTGACGAGCACCCGCTGCCCGCCGCGCCAGGCGCGCTCGAGCCAGGCGTAGTAGTTGGCCTGGTGCGTCATCGAGTCGTACGCAGGCCAGTCCTTGAACGTCGGCCAGCCGACCGGGTCGTGCCTGCCGTCGCCGCCGTGGGTGATGTAGTCGAAGATCGCGAGGGTGCCGTCGGGGTAGTGCTCGGGACAGTCCTTGAGCGCGTCGGCGACGCCCTGCGGGGAGAAGACCTTGCCGCAGATGAGCCGGCCGCCGAAGGCCTCGTTGGAGAAGAGGTGGTTGTGGGCGTCGACGAACCCCCGTACCTCACCGGCGGAGTCGGTACCGGTGAACGGCTCGCCGGTGACGTTGATCTGCGCGTCCGGCGCGGGACGCGCGGTCGGGTTCCACCAGTCGCTCGCGGCCGCCGAACTCGGGGTGGGGCCGAGGGCGATGGCGAGCACGAGGAGGAGGAGCGACACGACGGTGACGTGTTTGCGTCTGCCGTACGGGCGTCGAGGCTTGGTCATGACCCACGTCCCTCGGTCGGCGGCCATGCATCTTTGTCATGACCGGCGCAAATCTGTGGGACGAGAATGGCTACTGGAGGGTAGCGAGTCAAGGGTCCGGGACGGTTGACCTGATACGAAGGTGCCGGTACGTCCGGTACACGCGCGGCCCCGCCGCTGACTAATCTGGTGAGCAGGGCTGTTCAGGCAGTGCGTTCTTATGGAGTGGGTGCGTGACCGTTCCACGGCGGGTGTTCCTCAGCCATACCTCCGAGTTGCGGACGTATCCGGCCGACCTGTCGTTCGTCGACGCGGCGGTCGAGGCGGTGCACCGGGCCGGTCATGTGCCTGTTGACATGGCGTACTTCACCGCTCGGGACGACAAACCCGCCGACTACTGCCGGGAACAGGTCGGCACGGCCGATGTCTACGTCGGCATCATCGGCTTCCGTTACGGCTCACCGGTCCGCGACCTGGAGCATCTGTCCTACACCGAGCTGGAGTTCGAGGAAGCCACCTCGCGGGGCCTGAAGCGCCTGGTGTTCCTGCTGTCGGACGATCAGGACCTGGGGCTGCCGGCCGCGGCGATCAAGGACGTCCACGCGGAACGTCAGGAGGCGTTCCGCAAACGGCTGCGCGCCAGCGGCCTCACGCTCCAGAAGGTGCGCGGCCCGGACCATCTCTCCCTGCTGTTGTTACAGGCGCTGCAAGGAACGGGCGACCCGGTCCCGCCGCGGACTCCGACGAGCCTCGACGCATCCGCCTGGGCCCGGCTCAAGGAACTGCTGCACGGGGTCGCTCCGGGCGACTGGGCGGAAAAGGCCTACCGCTGCTCCTTCGGCAGGACGGGCGAGCCGGGCTGGGTCGCCGCGCCGTTCACGATGCCCGTAGGAGACCTGTACGACTGGGCCCTCGACCTGGACGAACGCGAGCAGGCTGATACCGCACTGCCGAAGGTACTGGTGTTCGCGCACGCGCTGGCGGCCGGGTTCAGCGGTGGCCGGGGCGGGGAGAGCCGAAGACGCGGCTTCGCGCTCGCCTCCTGGGTCCATGAGGTACGGCACCGGCTCGGACTGCCCGAGCCTCCGCCACCTCCAGAGATCAACACATTCGAGGTCACGATGGTGGTGCGCCTCGACCAGGATCCGCAGGACCAGGACCGGGTCTTCGCGGAGATCCTGCTCCGGTCGGCACGCGACGCAGCGGACTGGAAGCGGGTCCAGCCGCCCGAGAACGCGACCGAACGCCTCCGCGTTTCCGTGGACGGCGCCCGCGAGCTGGTCGAGGAATGCTTGCGCACCTTCACGGCCAAGGCGGAGGCACTGCGCCGCCGGGGCGCCGACTGCGGTCGGCCACCGAAGCTGCGCCGCATCGAATTCGCCGTCACCGAAACCCTGTTGGACACCGATTTCGACCAGTGGCTGTGCCATCTGGGCCTCTACCGGCCGTGGCGTCTCGGCGAGCGGTACGAGGTCGTGGTCCGCTGTCCCAACGCCCGGGAGCTCGCGGACTTCGCCCACCTGTGGTGGACCCGCTGGACCTGGCTCAACCAGACGGATTTCCAGCACGAGGAGGCGGTCTTCTGGGTCGGCGAGGAGGAACTCGGCGACTTGGAGCGGCATCTCGACGCCTGGGAGGACTCCGCGCACCCGGCCTGTGTGGCCATCGCCACGCGCGACGCCGAGCGGGTCTGGCGCGCGGCGCTGCACTTCGGGATGCCGGTCGTCCTGTGGCGCCGCCTCGGGCACTCCGCGCCCGCGGGGGCACCCGGCCTGGAGAACCTCCGTCGTGTGAAGAACGTCAGCGAACTGCCGCGGGCGGTGAAGGCGCTGCGCAAGGGCGTCGACCCCGGGGTGGTGCTGCTGTACGACGACCCTCATCACCCGGTCGAGGCCGCCCTCCTCACCGACTCCGCTTTCCTCTGATGCTCTTCCCCACAGCGGG includes:
- a CDS encoding Tat pathway signal sequence domain protein, encoding MTGSQGPALSRRALIGTGLGAGAAVLTAAGGGTAEAAPRRPGAARHHAQAFLAAAMDAYPEHGTVRLAQSYTDQAGLFSTAFTYDNALTILALLAGRSADGTSRATVLGDALLYAQAHDPDHDDGRLRQAYNVGPYTFYDGSPQPDGFVRADGKANVGRQFGFTGTAVGDMAWAGIALAALARRTGERRFLVGAVRIGEWIDRVGRTDEPLGGFKFGVDGANAKLPFTSTEHNTDLVGLFGQLARLTGDRVWRERRSVARKFVEKMWEPEGGFFYTGTNDGVTINKSPIPEDTQTWTHLALNSPSHSGSLDWAARELAVLDSADRPNSTVPAGQSYAGVTFSSASLLADEDAPIASGQPKPDRNGVWFEGTAHLALALRDRCAAGDEKRARNLLASVERAQELLGGGQTLGSRPVAAGSGVVSASSPLDTGFGFGYYPYRHTGATAWYLLAATGTNPLRA
- a CDS encoding TetR/AcrR family transcriptional regulator, with the protein product MARMPSAQRRRQLTEAAIRAMARDGVARTTTRSIAAEAGVSLSVFHYCFDSKQELVEAVITTITDHYVGIVKEALKPRASLEETVRAGFQAYWDHVRAHPDEHMLTYELTQYALRRPGFEHLARRQYELYGELYTDIIEQLSTAMGFQLRVPVPALARYLAVMTDGLTLNYLVLGDEDAWTDILDTVTAHIAGLVSPDRP
- a CDS encoding discoidin domain-containing protein, translating into MTKPRRPYGRRKHVTVVSLLLLVLAIALGPTPSSAAASDWWNPTARPAPDAQINVTGEPFTGTDSAGEVRGFVDAHNHLFSNEAFGGRLICGKVFSPQGVADALKDCPEHYPDGTLAIFDYITHGGDGRHDPVGWPTFKDWPAYDSMTHQANYYAWLERAWRGGQRVLVNDLVTNGVICSVYPFKDRSCDEMTSIRLQAKLTYQLQDYVDAMYGGPGKGWFRIVTDTAQARQVIKAGKLAVILGVETSEPFGCKQILDIPQCSKADIDKGLDELYDLGVRSMFLCHKLDNALCGVRFDEGGLGTAINVGQFLSTGTFWKTEKCKGPQHDNPIGTAPSAAEADLPAGTEVPTYDADAQCNVRGLTDLGEYAVKGMMQRKMMLEIDHMSVKATGQALDLFEAADYPGVLSSHSWMDLNWTERVYSLGGFVAQYMHGSEGFVAEAARTDALREKYGVGYGFGTDFNGVGDHPGPRGANTSNPVKYPFKSVDGGSVIDKQTTGSRTFDYNTDGGAHVGMIPDWIEDIRQVGGQDVVNDLFRGAESYLDTWGATEQHQAGVNLAKGRTATASSSEWNPFTSYQPGRAADGDDGTRWASDWSDDQSWQVDLGATHLVSRVTLDWERAYGKSYRIELSTDGTNWTTAWSTTSGDGGLDTAKFTGTPARYVRVHGLARGTDWGYSLYEVGVHSA
- a CDS encoding DUF4062 domain-containing protein, which gives rise to MTVPRRVFLSHTSELRTYPADLSFVDAAVEAVHRAGHVPVDMAYFTARDDKPADYCREQVGTADVYVGIIGFRYGSPVRDLEHLSYTELEFEEATSRGLKRLVFLLSDDQDLGLPAAAIKDVHAERQEAFRKRLRASGLTLQKVRGPDHLSLLLLQALQGTGDPVPPRTPTSLDASAWARLKELLHGVAPGDWAEKAYRCSFGRTGEPGWVAAPFTMPVGDLYDWALDLDEREQADTALPKVLVFAHALAAGFSGGRGGESRRRGFALASWVHEVRHRLGLPEPPPPPEINTFEVTMVVRLDQDPQDQDRVFAEILLRSARDAADWKRVQPPENATERLRVSVDGARELVEECLRTFTAKAEALRRRGADCGRPPKLRRIEFAVTETLLDTDFDQWLCHLGLYRPWRLGERYEVVVRCPNARELADFAHLWWTRWTWLNQTDFQHEEAVFWVGEEELGDLERHLDAWEDSAHPACVAIATRDAERVWRAALHFGMPVVLWRRLGHSAPAGAPGLENLRRVKNVSELPRAVKALRKGVDPGVVLLYDDPHHPVEAALLTDSAFL